A window of Bdellovibrio svalbardensis genomic DNA:
CCAACATTCCATGGTCCTACAGCTTTGGGGCCTTTCTCGATTAAAGACTGCCCCAACAACATCAAACCGCTTACTGCATCATCAATATGCATCCAAGATCTCAATGAATCAGGGTTTCGCAATGGAAGGTCTACCCCAGCTTGGCAAGACTGCGCCAGTTGATAGATCAAGCTATCTGGAGCGAAGTCCCCGCCACCAATCACAGCGCCCATGCGAGCTGTCGCTATTGCGATCTTGTGCTTGTTGTATTTTTCTGGAGCAAAGACGCCTTGAAGATAAGATTCAACAATGAGTTCGGTGCAGGCCTTTGAAGTTGCCGCAGGTTCGTTGCCACCGAGCGGATCTGTTTCTTTGAACGAACTTGCCCCGACTTCTTTTCGATAAACTTTGTCAGAAGATAGAATTACAACAGCGCGCACAGAGGCCGTTTCCTTCAGCGCTTCAAGGAGGTGGATCGTTCCCATAACTTGCGTGGAGTACACATCAGGAATGCGGCTCCAGGAGTCTTTAAGACCTCCACCGCCGGCTAAGTGAAAAACGACTTCTGCTTGTGCGAACTCCAAAGCGGACTTTAAGGATTGTGCGTCGCGAATATCTGAAAACGTCGAGGTCATGCTTTGACTGACGTTACCTACATCAAAAAAATTGGGACTTGTTGTTGGCGGCAAGGCATAACCAAAAACCTGGGCTCCTGCTTTTTGCAGAGTCAGCGCGAGCCAACTGCCGCGAAAGCTCGTATGACCCGTGATGAACACTCTTTTGCCGCTCCAGAATTCTTGATTCATTTTTTCTTCCAAGCCATATCTGGCTTCATTTTTCGCTTCACGCAATCTTTAAGGTACAAGTTAATTAATGTTTGATAGGGAATCTCAGTCTCGTCCGCTAGCATTTGAAAATAGCTCATAACATCATCATCAAGACGAATAGTCATGCGGGTCTTAAGCTTCTTGGCATAAGGATTCTTTTTGGCGGCAGAAAAATCATACTCTTTTCTCATAGCTACCTCACGTAGTACTGATTCCGAGACTATCATGTCCTCCCGTCTTTGTACATACAACATATGCACAAACACAAATAAGGCTTAACTATTCAAAAACTGGGGGCATTTTATTTACGCATTCAACTTACTTAACGAAAAAACCCTTACGAAGTGCGGATTTCCGACGCCGTAAGGGTTAAAATGTTCATGATTTCGAAATTATCTTTAGTGCTTGTTTAGAAGACTTTCTTCAACACCCTGACCGCGATGCGCAGGGTTCACCCAATGAGCAAGAACTTTTCCCTCATAGAGCCAATAGAAGCCCACTGGATCCGTACCATGAATCGCTACACGAAGCTGACCACTGCCTTCAGTGGCTTTCATTTTCAATAGCGTTTGCGAGATTGAAGCTTTGTTCAAAGTTCCTGCACTTGCCGTTGGAATGCAAAATTCCTCGTACATGCGTGCAAGCAATGAAAGCTCGACAAGGTTGTAAAGACTTTCGCGAATAAAATATTTGTCTGTATCGATTGATGGCATCTCCTGAGTTTAGGAGTGCCATCCCAGTGGGTCAAGCTATCCAGATTTGCTAGACATAGGCCTATCTAAGCTTAGAGCGCATTGCTCGAAATGCTGCGGGCCTTATTTTGAGCTGGCACCCCTACCATCTCTGCCAGAATATCGGCAAAGATCGATGCGTGCTCGGTGTGAGTCAAGTACTCTGCCGGGACATCAGCGTAGTAGAAGCGATTCTTTGCACGCACGACATAGGGAATGACTTCGCGGGACTGATCACTGCGAATTTCCGCTAAAATCTCAAATTTCAAAGAATTCACTGCCAACAGCTCGACTTGTTTCCGGGCCATCGACCGCTTTTTGTAGCTTTGTCCTTTGTAGATGATCTCACTCCCTAAAGAAGGATGCGGCAAAGCAAAGCCTATATAGCGCAGACCGAAGACTCGTTCAAACTGGTCTCCTAATTGCCAAATATTATATCCCAACCAGGCAACGTTCTTGGAGGTCTTCACATAGTCATCAGTAAACGCACGCGGAACCAGGCTTTCTTCCTTCGAACCGATATAAATCGTTGCCTGACACTTCTCAATATCACCGCGTTCGTACTGGTCGATAGATTTCACATATTGAGTGTAGTCTGGAAAACCCTGCAAGTATTTAAGAACGCCCCGGGCTTCTTTTTTGGAGTCATGAAAAATCTGAATGCACTTTTCACTTTGCTGCGCAGCGAGCTCTCGAGAAATAACATGAACTGCCCCCCAACTTAAAGAGGTCACACTGCCTGCTATGAAAATTAAGTTTATAAGTTTCATTGGGATTGCGCCTCCACCGCAGGGATTGCTGTTGCTGGAACTACTTCCAACGCACCAAAATGAGCTGGGATTTGATGATCAGTCTTTACCCAGACAGGTCTTGTTCCCGTTCGAATACTCTCTTTGAAAGTCATGTGAGCGCGATAAGAAGCCATCACATTCACCGCGTTTGCGACAAACCAGCGTGGCAACACCATGACTGATTGTGCAAGACCGTTCACTCGATAAACCGCACGCATTCTTTGCAGAAGACGGATGAGCATTCCCGCTGTGTTTAGTAAGACTAGAGCTTGCAAGATAGGATTCTTGAAGGCCGCTGACACGCTGTGAGACGACAAATAGATCCCCAAGAAGCCCACAAAAACTATCGTCGCAAGCAGCACCAAAATACTGCAAGCAGGACCCTTGCGATCGCGCAGCAAGAAGTAGCGATCCACCCAAGATCCACTCCATTGAATGTTTTGAGATCCTTGATAGGCGATACCTAAAGTCCAACGGGATTTCTGACGAACACTGGCCATGAATTTCGATGGGAAATATTCTCGAGTCGCGACAAATTCTTTGGTGCCATCTGCGCTTTCAATTTGAGTACATACAAACTGACTCTTAAAACCCATGGGCTTCGCCATGATTCCTAAGTGATAGTCTTCAGTTAAAGTGTCTTCCTTCAGGAAGCGCCCCTCTTGCTGAAGCATCATGCCAACGACCAAATCGCGCGACATGCAAGTTCCAACTCCCGCGGATGGGATCGCAGCCCCCAGATCCTGGCGAACTAAAAGATCTTTGGTGTGAGACTCACTGAACTCATCAATATAGACACCACCAACTAAAGACAACTTCGGCACATCAAATGAAAATACAGGAATTTGAATAAAGTGCGCCTCTTGACTGTAAAAGTTCATCAAGGTCAGCGAATGCGGGTGCAAGACGTCTTCAGAATCCTGCATCAAGAAAAGATCGTAACGTTTCTTGCTAGCTTCCTCAGAGGCCAGCACCTGCCTGGCAATTTCATTCAGCATTTGCCCTTTAGAGGTCGGGCCCGGCAAAGAGTTTACGACGACGACCACTTTATTGGGATAGAGCTTTTCAAGTCTACTTACTTCCTCCCAGGTGGCCGTGTCGTTTGGATAAACTCCTAAAAAAAATGTATAGCGTTCATAGTCTAGACCTCGGATATTTCCGCGGATCATAGGCCCCAGAATTTCCGCCTCTTTCCAGTTGGCGATCATAATGGCAATTTGCTTTTGGGAATTGCGCTTCATCCTGCCCAACACTGACAGATTGATGACTCGAGGTTTTAAGTTTCGCACAAAGGCCACGGCATCAATGAACAGATCATCCAGTGTAAAAATCGAAGTTGCGACCACCACCAGATAAGTAAATCCAACGAATAGCTCTTCAAATCCCAAACTCATTTCCATTAGAAAACTCCCCCGACAACAAGAAGACCTTCAACATCACCTTGTGTGACTTTGCGATTCACAGGGTGATAGACAAGAGCGGCCACATTCCAACTTCCGCGAAGCCACTGACTGCGAAGACCGAAGCGGGCCTCCGTCATAGACGGACCCAAATCAGGACTTCGACTTTCGCGTGAGTAAAATTCGGCGTAAGGATCAAGATTCACGCTGGCTGTGGGCTTAAAGCGATAACCTTGCTTTATCCAGCCCGTCGAAACCGGCGTAGCATCTAACCTTGGAACATAGGCTACTTCACCATAGGCTTCGGTGAATACTTGTTGCGTTGGCCAGTGCCAGAAATCACCGGCACTCAAAATGACTCGGGGATCCCACTGAGTCGTGTTACTTTCACGCTTATCATTGATGACAGTTCTGACGCCGGCCTGCAGTTGTAAGAAAATGCGTTTAAACAAATTGCCTTGAATGCCAACATAGGGAGTCACGGCATTATCAAAGTACTTCTGTTTTGCTCCAGAAGATTGATATTGAAGATTCGCACCTGCGTAGGCATCAAGTCCCAAAGTCTCGCTTAAGTGCAAGGGCTGGTAGTAGCGAACTCTCGTGTCGGTGACAAGATTGTACTGTTCGTAGTAGCTGCTTTCAGAATAGAGTTCTTCGTAACTTTTCTTCGAAGAACTTAAAAAATCTGAACTTGTCGTACCCACTTCACTTGCCGCAAAACAAGAGGAAGCTGCAGACAATATCAGCGCAAGAAATGCGACCTGCTTGAATAAGTGGTTTTTCTGCATTAGCCCCTCCCCTTTGTTCGGAGAGGAGACGTTAAAGGAGGGGCTGGATGATGAGGAGTTAAACTCCTGTAAACATATTAAAGTTGCCAAAGAGTAATCTGCTTAATATCTTAAATTGATGAAAACAATTCTTGTCGTATTTGGGACGCGCCCTGAAGCCATCAAGCTAGCTCCGTTCATTCTTCGTGCAAAAGAAGATAAACGATTTCATGTTGTTGTAGGTTCAACCGGCCAACATCGTGAAATGCTTAAACCACTTCTAAACTTCTTTGATATCACGCCGGACTTCGACTTAGACTTGATGAAACCTGGACAGAGCTTAGTTGATATTTCCATGGGTGTAATGAAGGGATTGAACGACTACTTGTTAAATCACAAAGTAGATGGAATCGTTGTACAGGGAGACACTTCAAGTTGTTTTATAGCCAGCCTTGTAGCGTTCTACCATCGTATTCCCGTAATCCATGTGGAAGCGGGCCTTCGTTCAGGAGATATCTACTCCCCTTATCCCGAAGAATTTAATCGCAAGGCAACGGGCTTGGTTGCAAAGTTTCACTTTGCCCCCACCGAGACTTCGAAACAAAATCTTTTGCATGAACACTATAGTCCAGAAAGCATCTTTGTGACCGGCAATACTGGAATTGATGCTCTTTTTGAGGTGAATAAACGACTTACAGCATCGACTCTGGGAGAGCAATTTACACAGAAGTATTCTTTTTTAAATCCTAAAAAGAAACTCATTCTTGTGACTGTGCATCGCCGGGAATCCTTCGGAAAACCGATGGAAGAAGTTATGAAAGGCCTTGTTGCTCTTTCTAAACGTGAGGACGTCGAGCTACTCATCCCTCTCCATATGAACCCCCAAGTACGTGCCTCTGCCGAAAAGATTTTTGGAGATGCTGCTTGCTGGATCGACAAAGGACAATCCGTACAGCCTGGACAAAGCAAAATTTGGCTTTGCGAACCCATCGACTATGTACCGTTCGTGTATTTAATGAACCAAGCTCATTTGATCATCACAGATTCTGGTGGGATTCAGGAAGAAGCTCCTTCACTAGGAAAGCCAATTCTTGTGGCTCGCGAGAAAACAGAACGCCCGGAGGCTATTCTCGCGGGAACATCCAAGTTAATTCCTTTGGAGCATTTGGCTTTTTTAAAAACAGCTGAAGAGGTTCTGGATACTCCTGAAATTTATAACAAGATGTCGCATGCTAAAAACCCATTCGGCGATGGCAAATCTTGTGAACGTATTTTAAATGTCCTCGCAGAACAGCTTTGAGGCGTTTTCCTCTCTGTCTATGATATGTTGCATCTCCTTAAGCTCCCCTCGGTTTGACATATGTTAACCCGAGGAGGACACTATCCCCATGGACGGCGAAAAGATTCTTATCCAAGCAAATGT
This region includes:
- the rfbG gene encoding CDP-glucose 4,6-dehydratase, translated to MNQEFWSGKRVFITGHTSFRGSWLALTLQKAGAQVFGYALPPTTSPNFFDVGNVSQSMTSTFSDIRDAQSLKSALEFAQAEVVFHLAGGGGLKDSWSRIPDVYSTQVMGTIHLLEALKETASVRAVVILSSDKVYRKEVGASSFKETDPLGGNEPAATSKACTELIVESYLQGVFAPEKYNKHKIAIATARMGAVIGGGDFAPDSLIYQLAQSCQAGVDLPLRNPDSLRSWMHIDDAVSGLMLLGQSLIEKGPKAVGPWNVGSGVESMATVKVIKQAFVNAFQGKPMVNIAESPGRSVHGGLDNSKIEGNIGWRMHYSSEQAAVAAAHWYQEYYSM
- a CDS encoding BrnA antitoxin family protein — encoded protein: MRKEYDFSAAKKNPYAKKLKTRMTIRLDDDVMSYFQMLADETEIPYQTLINLYLKDCVKRKMKPDMAWKKK
- a CDS encoding GNAT family protein, with the protein product MPSIDTDKYFIRESLYNLVELSLLARMYEEFCIPTASAGTLNKASISQTLLKMKATEGSGQLRVAIHGTDPVGFYWLYEGKVLAHWVNPAHRGQGVEESLLNKH
- a CDS encoding glycosyltransferase — protein: MEMSLGFEELFVGFTYLVVVATSIFTLDDLFIDAVAFVRNLKPRVINLSVLGRMKRNSQKQIAIMIANWKEAEILGPMIRGNIRGLDYERYTFFLGVYPNDTATWEEVSRLEKLYPNKVVVVVNSLPGPTSKGQMLNEIARQVLASEEASKKRYDLFLMQDSEDVLHPHSLTLMNFYSQEAHFIQIPVFSFDVPKLSLVGGVYIDEFSESHTKDLLVRQDLGAAIPSAGVGTCMSRDLVVGMMLQQEGRFLKEDTLTEDYHLGIMAKPMGFKSQFVCTQIESADGTKEFVATREYFPSKFMASVRQKSRWTLGIAYQGSQNIQWSGSWVDRYFLLRDRKGPACSILVLLATIVFVGFLGIYLSSHSVSAAFKNPILQALVLLNTAGMLIRLLQRMRAVYRVNGLAQSVMVLPRWFVANAVNVMASYRAHMTFKESIRTGTRPVWVKTDHQIPAHFGALEVVPATAIPAVEAQSQ
- the wecB gene encoding non-hydrolyzing UDP-N-acetylglucosamine 2-epimerase → MKTILVVFGTRPEAIKLAPFILRAKEDKRFHVVVGSTGQHREMLKPLLNFFDITPDFDLDLMKPGQSLVDISMGVMKGLNDYLLNHKVDGIVVQGDTSSCFIASLVAFYHRIPVIHVEAGLRSGDIYSPYPEEFNRKATGLVAKFHFAPTETSKQNLLHEHYSPESIFVTGNTGIDALFEVNKRLTASTLGEQFTQKYSFLNPKKKLILVTVHRRESFGKPMEEVMKGLVALSKREDVELLIPLHMNPQVRASAEKIFGDAACWIDKGQSVQPGQSKIWLCEPIDYVPFVYLMNQAHLIITDSGGIQEEAPSLGKPILVAREKTERPEAILAGTSKLIPLEHLAFLKTAEEVLDTPEIYNKMSHAKNPFGDGKSCERILNVLAEQL